Genomic DNA from Halomonas sp. BDJS001:
GAATCACGTTGGGGAAGGCGTCGCGGAAGAACCCGGACACCCGCAGCGTGACGTCGACCCGTGGGCGATTGAGCAGCATCGAGGGGATCACCTCAAAGTCGCTCACCCGTTGGGAACCCAGCGACCAGATGGGCCGCACCCCCATCAGCGCAAAGGCCTGGGCGATGTCATCGCCGCCGGTGCGCATGGTGGCGGTACCCCAGATGGAGAGCCCCAGCCGCCGCGGGTAGTCGCCATGATCCTGCAGATAGCGCTCGACAAACGCCTGGGCGGATTTTTCGCCCAGCGTCCAGGCGGCCGGCGACGGAATCGAGCGGTTATCCACGCTGAAAAAATTGCGCCCGGTGGGTAGCGTATCCAGTCTCCCCCGGCTGGGCGCACCGCTGGGCCCGGCGGGCACGAAGATGCCTTCAAGGCCGTCGAGCAGCGACTGAATCTCCATCTTCACGCCGCGCTGCATGGTGACCCATAGCTGATCCCGGGCGTAGCGCAGTTGCGCTGCCGTAGCGGGGTAATCCTGGGCCAGGTCATCCAGGCAGCCGTTTGCCAATACGTAGTCGGCCACCCAGCGCTCGGCCAGAAGCTCCAGGCGCTCGCGGGCATCCGCCCCGGTGCACCAGGGGGTATCGAGCTGCTGGCTTAAAATAGCCGGTTCAGGCCCCTGCCAGGGCTCGTTGCCCGCGGCTAGCGGATCAAAATCCAAGCCTAAATCGCTGGCCAGGTTGTGCAGTAGGCCGCGGCTTGCCACCGCTTCGCCACGGGGTAGTCGCAACAGTGCCACTAAGGTACCTGCTCGCTTCTCTTCAGGCGGCAAAGTGCCGAGTATGTGCAGGCCGTGACGTATCTGCGATTCCTTGATGTCGCACAGGAAGGTATCCAGCTCGTTGAGAAGTTCTGAATCGTCAGCGCTATTTTCATCAACGCCGTGGGCCAGCTCCTGGTCGATACCGGTATCACGCAGGTGGGCGAGAATCTGGCTGCGTATCAGCGCTTCCCGGCGGGGATCCATATCCAGCGCTTGATAATATTCGTCGGTGAGCGCTTCCAGCTCGGCCATGGCGCCGTAGAGTTCAGCCCGGGCCAGCGGCGGCATCAGGTGGTCGATGATCACCGCCTGGCTGCGCCGCTTGGCCTGGGCACCCTCCCCGGGATCGTTGACGATAAACGGATAAAAATGCGGCAGCGGCCCCAGGGCAATATCCGGCCAGCAGTCGGCGCTCAGGGCGATGCTTTTACCCGGCAGCCACTCCAGGTTGCCGTGCTTGCCCACGTGGATGACCGCATCGACCTGGTAGTGCGCGCGCAGCCAAAAATAAAACGCCAGGTAGCTGTGCGGCGGCGCCAGCTCCATATCGTGGTAGGACTGGGTGAGATCATCGATAAAGTCCCGCTCCGGCTGGATACCCACAAAGGTCTCACCTAAACGCACACCCGCGATCATCAAGCGTCCCTGGCGGCACTTGGGGTCTTCGTGAGGCGCGCCCCAGCGCGTCCATACGGTTTCCTGCAGCTCGCTGGGCAGGGTTTGAAACCAGGCCAGGTAGTCGTCAACGCTGATGCTCTGCCAGCAGGCGCGCTGGTCGAGGCTTCCGTGATCGTTGGTCACCGCGCCCTGAAGCTGGCGGATCAATTCATCGCCATTTTCCGGCAGCTCGCTGATTGGGTAACCCGCCTCCTTCAGGGCGTTTAGAATCTGCAGCGTCGACGCGGGAGTATCAAGCCCGACGCCGTTGCCGATCCGGCCATCGCGATTGGGGTAGTTGGCCATGATCAGCGCAACACGCTTCTGCCCGTTGGGGGTCAGCCGCAGCGAACAAACCCGCCGCGCCAGCTCGGCCACAAAGGCGGCCCGTTCCGGGTGGATGACGTGGTGGGTCACCGCCAGTTGGCAGCGCGGGTTGTAGTGGGCTTCGGCTTTAAAGCCCACCGCCCGGGTGATGATGCGACCGTCCATCTCGGGGAGTACCACTTGCATTGCCACATCGCGGCTATGCAGCCCGGCGGCCATGCCCTGCCAGTCTTCCGAGGTGCTGCTGGCAAGAATCGCCTGGAGCACTACCGGACGCCCCACAAACAGGTTGTCAGGTAACTCTTCACCCAGGGCATCCAGCCCGTCGGCGTTGCGGTTGACCGCAAAGCTGGTGGTGTTAATTACCAGCATGGCGCCGGTCTGCTCAATCAGGTGATTGATAAAATCAATGCACGGCCCTTCTTTCAGGGACGCCACGGCGACTGCCAACGGCTCAAGCCCCTGGTCTTTCAGCGCCGCCAGCAATCCGTCGGGTACGGCGGTATTCGCCCCCTGCAAATGACTGCGATAAAACAGCAGCAGACACACCGGCCGCCCCGGCACCTGGCGATCGCGCCACTCGCTTAGGCTGGACGCCTGCTGCTCCTGCGACGCATAAATCACCGCTGGCGGGATGACCTTGGGCTCATTCCAGTCGCCCAGAGCCTTATTCATATACTCGCTGGCAACAAAGCGCAGCAGCTGCTCGGCGTTATCAGTGCCGCCCTCTCGCAGGTAGCGCCACACGCGGTACGCGTCATCGAAGGGGATGGTGGAATCTTCCAGCAGGGCATCATCCGGGGCATCGCAGCCCGGTACCAGGATCAGCTGGCGCTCGGGTTTGGCCGCCGCCCAGGCCAGCAGGCGTTCGTGGCCATACTGCCAGTAGGCCTTGCCGCCCAGCAGTGAGACGATGACCAACTGAGCTTTTTCCAGCACCCGATCTTCGTAGAGATCGTAGGCAGCCGGTTTGACCAGGTTCATCCAGTTGGCCAGCCGCACCGAGGGGTACGCCTCGCCCAGACGGTCGACCGCCTGGGCCAGCGCCGACAGGTTGCTATCGGCGGCGGAGAGTATCACGACCTCGGCGGGGCTCTGTTGCAGGTCGATGATGCCTTCATCATCGACAAAGCCCCCGGGCTTAGCGGCAAATAAGTGCATTAGCTAGCCGTTTGAGAAGACGTTTGAACCTCTGCTTCAGCCAGCGCGTCACGCAGCGCTGCGCTATCCAGGTGTTTGCCAATAATCACTAATTGGGTTTGGCGGAGTTCGTCCTGAGCCCATAGCCGGTCGAAGTAGCCTTCCAGTCTCTCGCCCACCGCCTGGATGACCCGACGCATGGGCTTGCCGGGGATCGCCGCAAAGCCTTTGGCGCGGTAGATCTCGTGGCTTTTCAGCAGCTGCTGGAGCTTGTCGGCCAGCACATCGCCATCGACTTCGCCCAGGGTAATCACGCAGGAATCAAAGTTATCGTGGGCGTGGTCGTGGTGAGCGCCTTCGGCGTGGTGCTTGTCATGGTGATTGGTAATGCTATCGATGTTTTTTTCGCTTGCTGCGCCAATGCCCATCAGCGCTTCCAGTTGGGTAGTGTCGGTCGTCAGGGTTTGATCGATAAACAGCGTTTTCACCGAGGCACTCACCCGCGCCTGAATCACCGCTTCCACCTTTGTGCGCTCTTCCGGGCTGAGCAGGTCGGCCTTGCTGACCAGCACCAGATCCGCCGCACTGAGCTGGTCATCGAGCAGCTCGCGCAGGCTGGGGTCGTGATCCAGGCTCTCGTCGGCGAGGCGCTGGGCTTCGACTTTATCCACATCGCTGGCATAGCGCCCGGCGGCCACGGCGGGGCCATCGATCACGGTAATAATCGCATCCACGGTGCAGTGCTGACGCACGTCGGGCCAGTTGAACGCCTGCACCAGCGGCTTGGGCAGCGCCAGGCCGCTGGTTTCGATCAGGATGTGGTCGATATCGTCGCGGCGGGCGACCAGCTTTTTCATGACCGGCAGAAACTCTTCTTCCACGGTGCAGCAGATACAGCCGTTGGCCAGCTCATAGATGCTGCCGTCTTCCCCGTCTAGCTGTCCGACTTCGCTACCCTCTTCACACCCCAGCGCGCAGCTGCGCAGCAGGCTGGAGTCGATATCCTGCTCGCCGAACTCATTAACAATCACGGCGATCCGCTTGCCGGTCACCTGACGCAGAATGTTGGCCAGCAGCGTGGTTTTACCGCTGCCGAGAAAACCGGTCACGACCGTGGCGGGAATCTTATTCAATTGCATGGGTAAATGCCTCGCTGTGTTGCGGTTCGCAGTACGCCGGGCTGGCAGAAAAGAGCCTTGCCACAGCGTCAGGATTATTAGGGAAAAACAGATGTAAATAGGTCGCCGTCAGGCGCTTTTGACGGTAAATCGCCTCTCCCGGTGCGGGGTGGCGCTGCCGGCGGCCGTGAGCAATCGGCTCGGGGGTGCCTTCCGCCATGGAGCGGTGGTGCGCATGACCCCGAACCGGGCCTTCCGGCAGCTCGGCGGTTTGCATCCCCTGGCAGCCACGGCGCCCGCGCATGGCTCCCTGCCCGGGCAGCAGGCCCAGCATGGTATGGGTAATATCGTCGTAGTCGGTCAGGGTTTCCAGGCAGTAGAGCAGCCCACCGCACTCGGCTAGGATCGGTTTATCGGCGTTAAAGAACGCCTCAATGGCCCCGCGCATGGCGCTGTTATCCGCCAAGGTTTGGGCGTGAAGTTCCGGGTAGCCACCGGGCAGCCAGAGGGCGTCGCACTCGGGCAAGTGGCTATCAGTCAGCGGTGAAAAGAAGCGCAGCTTCGCACCCATCTGCTCCAGCAGATCGAGGTTGGCCTGATAGACAAAGCTAAAGGCGGCGTCCTGGGCCACGCCAATGGTATGGCCTTTGAGCAACGGCTTAACAGCCGAAAGTTGTTCCTGGGGGGCGGTAAAGGTCACGGGTGAAAGCGCCGCGAGAGCGTCCAACAGCCCGGCGGCTTCCAACGCTTTGGCACCCGCCTCGAAGCGAGCTTCCAGATCCTCGCGAATTTCTGCGGCCTGCACAAGGCCCAGGTGGCGCTCGGGGAGCGACAGCGCGGGGTCGCGGGGCATGGCGGCCAGCAGAGGAATCGTCGGCGGCAGCGCCCCTTCGATCAGCTCGCGGTGGCGGGCCGAGCCGCAGGCATTGGCGATAAGCCCGGCGATATTAATGTCATCGCGAAAGCTGGCCAGCCCAGAGACCAGCGCGGCGGCGGTCTGGGCCATGCCTTTTACATCCATGACGATCGCCATGGGAATATTAAACAAGGCCGCCAGATCGGCACTTGAGGGCTCGCCGTCGAACAGCCCCATGGCGCCTTCCACCAGGATCAAGTCCGCTTCACAGGCGGCGTCATAAAAGCGCTGACGGCAGTAGGCCTCGCCTGCCATCCATAGATCCAACTGATCCACCGGCTGGCCGGAGGCCTGGGCCAATATCTGCGGATCCAAGTAGTCCGGGCCGGTCTTGAACACCCGCACCACCTTGCCCTGGTTGCGCAGCAGGCGGGCAAGGCCCGCCGTGACGGTGGTTTTGCCCTGGCCGGAAGCCGGGGCAGCAATAAATAGTGCGGGGCAGCTAACAGTCGGTTTGCTCATCAATATTCGATCCCCGCCTGGGCTTTAACGCCGCCGCGAAAGGCGTGGCGCTCGTCCTGAACGACGCTGATGGTATCGGCGATTTCCTGCAGCGGCGTGGCCATGGTGCGCCCGGTAATGATGACGTTCTGGTGCGCCGGGCGGCGCTTAAGCGCTTCCACCACCGGCTCGGGATCGAGATAGCCGTACTTGAACATATAGCTCATCTCATCCAGCACGATCATGTGATAGGCGGGGTTCTCCAGCAGCCCTTTAGCGACGGCCCAGGCGGCCTCGGCGGCTTCGATATCCCGCTCGCGATTCTGGGTTTCCCAGGTAAAGCCGTGGCCCATGATGTGCCAGTCAAGCTTGGGATGATCGCGAAAGAACAGATACTCGCCGGTTTCGCGGCGGCCCTTGATGAACTGGATCACCGCGCACTGCTGGCCGTGCCCCAACGAGCGTGCCATGGTGCCGAAGGCGG
This window encodes:
- the cobN gene encoding cobaltochelatase subunit CobN; protein product: MHLFAAKPGGFVDDEGIIDLQQSPAEVVILSAADSNLSALAQAVDRLGEAYPSVRLANWMNLVKPAAYDLYEDRVLEKAQLVIVSLLGGKAYWQYGHERLLAWAAAKPERQLILVPGCDAPDDALLEDSTIPFDDAYRVWRYLREGGTDNAEQLLRFVASEYMNKALGDWNEPKVIPPAVIYASQEQQASSLSEWRDRQVPGRPVCLLLFYRSHLQGANTAVPDGLLAALKDQGLEPLAVAVASLKEGPCIDFINHLIEQTGAMLVINTTSFAVNRNADGLDALGEELPDNLFVGRPVVLQAILASSTSEDWQGMAAGLHSRDVAMQVVLPEMDGRIITRAVGFKAEAHYNPRCQLAVTHHVIHPERAAFVAELARRVCSLRLTPNGQKRVALIMANYPNRDGRIGNGVGLDTPASTLQILNALKEAGYPISELPENGDELIRQLQGAVTNDHGSLDQRACWQSISVDDYLAWFQTLPSELQETVWTRWGAPHEDPKCRQGRLMIAGVRLGETFVGIQPERDFIDDLTQSYHDMELAPPHSYLAFYFWLRAHYQVDAVIHVGKHGNLEWLPGKSIALSADCWPDIALGPLPHFYPFIVNDPGEGAQAKRRSQAVIIDHLMPPLARAELYGAMAELEALTDEYYQALDMDPRREALIRSQILAHLRDTGIDQELAHGVDENSADDSELLNELDTFLCDIKESQIRHGLHILGTLPPEEKRAGTLVALLRLPRGEAVASRGLLHNLASDLGLDFDPLAAGNEPWQGPEPAILSQQLDTPWCTGADARERLELLAERWVADYVLANGCLDDLAQDYPATAAQLRYARDQLWVTMQRGVKMEIQSLLDGLEGIFVPAGPSGAPSRGRLDTLPTGRNFFSVDNRSIPSPAAWTLGEKSAQAFVERYLQDHGDYPRRLGLSIWGTATMRTGGDDIAQAFALMGVRPIWSLGSQRVSDFEVIPSMLLNRPRVDVTLRVSGFFRDAFPNVIRLFDAAVQAVASYAEPGNSNTIREAVLSRQQELEDQGLSPEMAAQEASYRIFGSKPGEYGAGLNRLIENRAWDSADDLAEAYMDTGAYAYGQFKASGTAARAAFEQQLQGLDAVMQNQDNREHDILDSNSYYAFQGGMANATRSLSGTAPTIYHSDHANPAMPKIRTLKEELAKVIRSRVLNPKWINAMREHGYKGAFEMAATVDYLFAYDATTDLVADYQYAQVSDALVLDAANQQFLREHNPAALEEMAERLLEAAQRGMWQAPGEHGQALQDLLLEMDEAKEANGHAAQPAH
- the cobW gene encoding cobalamin biosynthesis protein CobW, with protein sequence MQLNKIPATVVTGFLGSGKTTLLANILRQVTGKRIAVIVNEFGEQDIDSSLLRSCALGCEEGSEVGQLDGEDGSIYELANGCICCTVEEEFLPVMKKLVARRDDIDHILIETSGLALPKPLVQAFNWPDVRQHCTVDAIITVIDGPAVAAGRYASDVDKVEAQRLADESLDHDPSLRELLDDQLSAADLVLVSKADLLSPEERTKVEAVIQARVSASVKTLFIDQTLTTDTTQLEALMGIGAASEKNIDSITNHHDKHHAEGAHHDHAHDNFDSCVITLGEVDGDVLADKLQQLLKSHEIYRAKGFAAIPGKPMRRVIQAVGERLEGYFDRLWAQDELRQTQLVIIGKHLDSAALRDALAEAEVQTSSQTAS
- a CDS encoding cobyrinate a,c-diamide synthase — translated: MSKPTVSCPALFIAAPASGQGKTTVTAGLARLLRNQGKVVRVFKTGPDYLDPQILAQASGQPVDQLDLWMAGEAYCRQRFYDAACEADLILVEGAMGLFDGEPSSADLAALFNIPMAIVMDVKGMAQTAAALVSGLASFRDDINIAGLIANACGSARHRELIEGALPPTIPLLAAMPRDPALSLPERHLGLVQAAEIREDLEARFEAGAKALEAAGLLDALAALSPVTFTAPQEQLSAVKPLLKGHTIGVAQDAAFSFVYQANLDLLEQMGAKLRFFSPLTDSHLPECDALWLPGGYPELHAQTLADNSAMRGAIEAFFNADKPILAECGGLLYCLETLTDYDDITHTMLGLLPGQGAMRGRRGCQGMQTAELPEGPVRGHAHHRSMAEGTPEPIAHGRRQRHPAPGEAIYRQKRLTATYLHLFFPNNPDAVARLFSASPAYCEPQHSEAFTHAIE
- the cobO gene encoding cob(I)yrinic acid a,c-diamide adenosyltransferase, whose translation is MSDASHLDRMQRKKDVVDERISKATEERGVLILLKGNGKGKSSSAFGTMARSLGHGQQCAVIQFIKGRRETGEYLFFRDHPKLDWHIMGHGFTWETQNRERDIEAAEAAWAVAKGLLENPAYHMIVLDEMSYMFKYGYLDPEPVVEALKRRPAHQNVIITGRTMATPLQEIADTISVVQDERHAFRGGVKAQAGIEY